One stretch of Sporocytophaga myxococcoides DSM 11118 DNA includes these proteins:
- a CDS encoding gliding motility-associated C-terminal domain-containing protein produces the protein MVVLLFQYFYSLGQEKFDLSADTICVGDLLTISDDNKPNTYYNFQGLKSDTCGTIPNAITYDNYVACKSYTYKKSGTYVIDQIINSYTAKKTVVVMDKRLPEFEVFKCISNQVKIRITDTYYHEYLLDYGIGPVAVNSGQELIVTLSGPTAITLTGRFRPTLCGAPAVKSVTPYMALPLPRLNKVTVTELSSTKGSINLALSLDPTFNQYKIERDINYSGTFTPIDTIIDGSTAGIVYGNLNTTNDVYCYRITAFDDCNNTASSETICSNTFSVTASNNVNDIIWSQYNGPNFQSYEILKNSLSLATITANGTVSINDTDIKCGKEDCYKLITHLSTGKISESGSICAKGVSTNLPPAIDNLNSTFENNQVKLVWSSSISSIPQISILKSTNGGTLEKIAEVKQAPFYVATYDLQNPACFQTEFSDSCGNKSPLSNQTCPMILNMEESETENTLQWTPYSGFISGVSKYIIVKSDLSGNIVKEIDAGSSLSFTDTEIDPHTSVGFTYYIKAMPAGTELLPFSQSNLKTVKYEIQIFTPTAFTPDKDGINDIFIPKGKFFTEFEMTVFNRWGEIVFHSSDINSGWDGFYKGDVAQKDSYAYLIKAKDNRGREKVYKGTVTLLR, from the coding sequence ATGGTCGTTTTACTTTTCCAATACTTTTATAGTTTGGGACAGGAAAAATTTGATTTATCTGCCGACACTATTTGTGTCGGAGATTTATTAACAATTTCCGACGACAATAAACCAAATACTTATTACAATTTTCAAGGATTAAAATCTGACACCTGCGGCACCATTCCAAATGCCATTACATATGATAATTATGTTGCCTGCAAATCATATACTTACAAAAAATCCGGAACATACGTCATAGATCAGATTATCAATAGCTACACTGCCAAGAAGACTGTAGTTGTTATGGATAAAAGACTTCCTGAGTTTGAAGTATTCAAGTGTATCAGTAATCAAGTCAAAATTCGTATAACAGATACTTATTATCATGAATATTTACTTGATTATGGCATAGGCCCCGTTGCTGTTAATTCAGGGCAGGAGCTTATTGTAACATTATCAGGGCCAACTGCTATTACCTTAACTGGTAGATTCAGACCTACTTTATGTGGTGCTCCTGCTGTTAAAAGTGTTACGCCGTACATGGCTTTACCTCTACCCAGATTAAATAAAGTGACGGTTACAGAATTAAGCTCCACTAAAGGCAGCATCAATCTGGCTCTTTCTCTGGACCCAACTTTTAATCAATACAAGATAGAGAGAGATATTAATTATTCAGGAACATTCACCCCTATAGATACTATTATTGATGGCTCAACGGCAGGAATAGTATATGGAAATCTTAACACCACCAATGACGTATATTGTTATCGTATTACAGCATTCGATGACTGCAATAATACTGCTTCGTCCGAGACCATCTGTTCAAATACTTTCTCTGTAACAGCTTCCAATAATGTAAACGACATAATCTGGAGCCAATACAATGGCCCCAACTTTCAGAGTTATGAAATCTTGAAAAACAGCCTGTCTCTAGCGACTATTACGGCAAATGGCACTGTATCCATTAATGATACAGACATCAAGTGCGGCAAGGAAGATTGTTATAAATTAATCACACATCTTTCCACTGGTAAAATATCAGAATCAGGTTCCATTTGTGCCAAAGGAGTTTCCACCAATCTACCTCCTGCTATTGATAACCTGAATTCAACTTTTGAAAATAACCAGGTGAAATTAGTATGGAGTTCATCTATTTCCTCCATTCCTCAGATAAGCATATTAAAAAGTACCAATGGTGGCACACTTGAAAAAATTGCGGAGGTAAAACAAGCTCCGTTTTACGTAGCAACATACGATTTACAGAATCCAGCTTGTTTTCAAACTGAATTTTCAGACTCTTGTGGAAATAAATCACCGTTGAGCAACCAGACTTGTCCAATGATTCTCAATATGGAAGAATCAGAAACTGAAAACACTCTGCAGTGGACACCATACTCAGGTTTTATTTCAGGCGTTTCAAAATACATAATAGTAAAATCAGACCTTTCAGGTAATATTGTAAAAGAAATCGATGCTGGTAGCAGCCTTTCTTTTACAGACACGGAAATTGATCCTCACACTTCTGTTGGGTTTACTTATTACATAAAAGCAATGCCGGCAGGAACTGAATTACTCCCCTTTTCACAGTCTAATTTAAAAACGGTAAAGTACGAAATACAGATATTCACACCGACTGCATTTACTCCAGACAAAGATGGCATTAATGATATTTTTATACCAAAAGGTAAATTTTTTACTGAATTTGAAATGACAGTTTTTAACAGATGGGGAGAAATAGTATTTCACAGTTCCGATATTAATAGTGGTTGGGATGGCTTTTATAAAGGAGATGTTGCTCAAAAAGATAGTTATGCTTATCTGATAAAAGCAAAGGATAATCGAGGAAGAGAAAAGGTATATAAAGGAACAGTAACATTGTTAAGATAA
- a CDS encoding YbaB/EbfC family nucleoid-associated protein — MFDMMNMLGKIKEVQARVKEAKDNLVNITVTSEAGAGMVKATINGHRKIVKLDIDPEMLKGNDKEMIQDLVVAAVNKGMEEIEEKIKESLKKSTEGLLPNIPGLDLGNLI; from the coding sequence ATGTTTGATATGATGAACATGCTTGGAAAAATAAAAGAAGTACAAGCAAGAGTAAAAGAAGCTAAAGACAATCTAGTAAACATCACCGTTACTTCCGAAGCCGGAGCAGGAATGGTTAAAGCAACTATCAATGGTCACCGCAAAATAGTAAAACTGGACATTGATCCGGAAATGCTTAAGGGTAATGACAAAGAAATGATTCAGGACTTGGTGGTAGCAGCAGTAAATAAAGGGATGGAAGAAATTGAAGAAAAGATCAAAGAAAGTCTTAAAAAGTCAACAGAGGGCCTATTGCCAAATATACCGGGATTGGATTTAGGAAATTTAATTTAA
- a CDS encoding glycosyltransferase family 2 protein — protein sequence MKVAVVILNWNGLTFLKKFLPDVIKYSPEATVYVADNNSFDKSIEYVKENHPEVKVIQLPKNEGFCKGYNSALNQIEAEYYVLLNSDVQITSGWIRPIIDLMDSDPLIAACQPKIKSFIEPEYFEYAGAAGGFIDYLGYPFCRGRIFEKLEKDKGQYNDNREIFWATGACMFIKAELFHKAGGFDDDFFAHMEEIDLCWRLKRLGYKIMYCGQSEVFHVGGGTLSATNPQKTYLNFRNNLALLIKNHSEKHFLRTIFIRMLLDGVAAFKLLFSDSYKHFNAVIKAHFSVYGQYKKLYVKRVRLKKAGYQYLSEDPTVLKKSLVMQFFLYRKNKFGKLNF from the coding sequence ATGAAAGTAGCAGTAGTCATCCTTAATTGGAATGGCTTAACATTTTTAAAGAAGTTTTTACCTGACGTAATAAAATATAGTCCGGAAGCCACTGTTTACGTAGCTGACAATAATTCATTTGACAAAAGTATTGAATATGTCAAGGAAAATCATCCGGAAGTAAAAGTTATTCAATTACCCAAAAATGAAGGGTTTTGCAAAGGTTATAATTCAGCCTTGAATCAAATCGAGGCTGAGTATTATGTACTATTAAACTCAGATGTACAGATAACCTCAGGATGGATAAGACCAATAATTGACCTTATGGACTCAGATCCTTTAATTGCAGCTTGCCAACCGAAGATCAAATCATTTATAGAGCCGGAATATTTTGAATATGCTGGAGCTGCCGGAGGGTTTATTGATTATTTAGGCTACCCATTTTGCAGAGGTCGGATATTTGAGAAATTGGAAAAAGACAAAGGGCAGTATAATGACAACCGCGAAATCTTCTGGGCAACAGGTGCATGTATGTTCATAAAGGCTGAGCTTTTTCATAAAGCAGGAGGCTTTGATGACGATTTTTTTGCACATATGGAAGAAATTGATCTCTGCTGGAGACTGAAAAGGTTGGGTTATAAAATAATGTATTGCGGACAATCTGAAGTCTTTCACGTAGGAGGAGGTACGCTTTCAGCGACAAACCCACAAAAGACTTATTTAAATTTCAGAAATAATCTTGCATTATTAATTAAAAATCATTCTGAAAAGCATTTTTTAAGAACGATTTTCATCCGAATGTTATTAGATGGCGTAGCAGCATTTAAATTATTATTCTCTGATTCCTATAAGCATTTTAACGCGGTCATCAAAGCCCATTTCAGTGTATATGGTCAGTATAAAAAACTATATGTAAAGAGAGTGCGCCTGAAAAAGGCAGGTTACCAGTATCTGTCAGAAGACCCCACTGTTTTAAAAAAATCTCTGGTAATGCAGTTTTTTTTATATCGGAAGAATAAATTCGGGAAATTGAATTTCTAA
- a CDS encoding PspC domain-containing protein, whose amino-acid sequence MIKILAFFEKQAFGVCSALGEKLGIASSAVRMFFVYASFLTFGSPLVIYLFLAFLVNIHKYLRRKRSTIWDF is encoded by the coding sequence ATGATTAAAATTCTGGCATTCTTTGAGAAACAGGCTTTTGGCGTGTGTTCTGCTCTTGGGGAAAAATTGGGGATCGCTTCTTCCGCCGTTAGAATGTTTTTCGTATACGCCTCTTTCCTAACTTTTGGTTCTCCATTAGTAATTTATCTTTTCCTGGCATTCCTGGTCAATATACATAAATATCTTAGAAGGAAAAGAAGCACAATCTGGGATTTTTAG
- a CDS encoding OmpA family protein, with protein sequence MTLNKKAPVALLLTGVLLLDGCALKQMVKMAKDQQLTVTPSPLEVHGDSVKFDLSAALPLKMLKKNKIYTLNTAYKYGDQKINLADVEFKSTDFPNAKTEQPKVSKAFSFGYKPEIGNGDLVVVGTASNITKSKSKSSAEMPVAKGLITTSRLVKDIYYSAYAEHGYNNKEELIPVNVGFYFEQGSAKLTKKETKGSEAKNLDAFIAKKNATRTVTIIGYHSPEGTEAKNSKLAEERAKVIEKYYKDRMKYFNQKNVIDSINFVTKSVFQDWEPLKAKLDSTTALSAEEKSEILGVISGSGNFLDKEKELEKLKSFKKLITKVYPELRTAKTEILTVKPKKTDLQISLLAKEISEKGLNADTLNYNELAYAATLTPILTEKEAIYTALIKKQDTWDAHNNLGAVYLEMAAKAIDNGTKIANADKAINQLELSLKIKDNAEARTNLAVAYLIKGLKDQATAEIQKADALQASTELKKGINAVKGTLEIKQAKYNDAIQSLSKANETNDVLYNLALANLLSRNYDAAKKGFEAVTAGNDKNAWGYYLTAVTAARLKDEGTLTKNLKRAVQLDSKLTEKALNDVEFLEYQNSENFKNAIK encoded by the coding sequence ATGACCTTGAATAAAAAAGCTCCTGTTGCATTGCTTTTGACTGGTGTTTTGCTTTTAGATGGCTGTGCCCTGAAGCAAATGGTAAAGATGGCAAAAGACCAACAATTGACTGTGACCCCTTCTCCTTTGGAGGTACATGGTGACAGTGTTAAATTTGACCTTTCAGCCGCCCTTCCTCTTAAGATGCTTAAGAAGAACAAAATTTACACTTTAAATACTGCTTACAAGTACGGAGATCAAAAAATCAACTTAGCAGATGTAGAGTTTAAATCTACTGATTTCCCGAATGCCAAAACTGAGCAACCAAAAGTAAGCAAGGCATTTTCATTTGGTTATAAACCTGAAATCGGAAATGGAGACCTTGTTGTAGTAGGAACTGCTTCAAATATTACAAAAAGCAAATCTAAGAGCTCTGCTGAAATGCCAGTTGCAAAAGGTTTGATTACAACATCCAGACTTGTAAAAGACATTTATTATTCAGCTTATGCTGAACATGGATATAATAATAAAGAAGAGTTAATTCCTGTTAATGTAGGCTTCTACTTTGAACAAGGAAGTGCTAAACTTACTAAAAAAGAAACCAAAGGTTCTGAAGCAAAAAACCTTGATGCTTTTATAGCTAAGAAAAACGCAACTAGAACTGTTACAATTATTGGATACCACTCACCTGAAGGTACTGAAGCTAAAAACTCTAAATTGGCTGAAGAAAGAGCTAAGGTTATTGAGAAATACTACAAAGACAGAATGAAGTATTTCAACCAGAAAAATGTAATAGATTCTATCAACTTTGTTACTAAGAGTGTGTTCCAGGATTGGGAGCCTCTGAAAGCGAAATTAGATTCTACAACAGCTCTTTCTGCTGAAGAAAAATCAGAAATACTAGGAGTCATCAGTGGATCAGGAAACTTTCTTGATAAAGAAAAAGAACTTGAAAAACTGAAATCTTTCAAGAAACTTATCACTAAAGTTTACCCTGAACTAAGAACTGCAAAAACTGAGATATTAACTGTAAAACCAAAGAAAACTGATCTTCAGATTTCTCTTTTGGCTAAAGAAATCTCGGAAAAAGGTTTAAATGCAGACACTCTTAACTACAATGAATTAGCATATGCTGCAACTCTTACTCCTATATTAACTGAGAAAGAAGCTATTTATACTGCTTTAATTAAAAAACAAGATACATGGGATGCTCACAACAATCTTGGAGCTGTATATCTTGAAATGGCTGCAAAAGCTATTGACAATGGAACTAAGATTGCCAATGCTGACAAAGCAATCAACCAACTTGAACTTTCTTTAAAAATTAAAGACAACGCTGAAGCTCGTACAAACCTAGCAGTGGCTTATCTTATCAAAGGGTTAAAAGATCAGGCAACTGCAGAAATCCAAAAAGCTGATGCTCTTCAAGCTTCTACAGAACTTAAAAAAGGTATCAATGCTGTAAAAGGAACTTTGGAAATCAAACAAGCAAAATACAATGATGCTATCCAAAGCCTTTCAAAAGCAAACGAAACTAACGATGTGCTATACAACCTTGCATTAGCTAACCTATTAAGCAGAAACTACGATGCTGCGAAAAAAGGCTTCGAAGCTGTAACTGCAGGTAACGACAAAAACGCATGGGGATACTACCTAACCGCAGTTACTGCTGCAAGATTAAAAGACGAAGGAACTCTTACTAAAAATCTTAAGAGAGCGGTTCAATTAGACAGCAAACTAACTGAAAAAGCACTTAACGACGTAGAATTCCTTGAGTATCAAAACTCAGAAAACTTTAAGAATGCTATTAAATAA
- a CDS encoding pyruvate dehydrogenase complex E1 component subunit beta has protein sequence MREIQFREALREAMSEEMRRDDKVFLMGEEVAEYNGAYKVSQGMLDEFGPKRVIDTPIAELGFAGIGVGAAMNGLRPIVEFMTFNFSLVAIDQIINSAAKLMSMSGGQYSAPMVFRGPTGNAGMLSSQHSQNFENWYANCPGLKVVVPSTPADAKGLLKASIRDNDPVIFMESELMYGDKGAVPEGEYLTPIGTADIKREGTDVTIVSFGKFMKVALSAAQELANEGISAEVVDLRTVRPIDYKTIVESVKKTNRLVIVEEAWPLASISSEIAYHVQRYAFDYLDAPVGRVTNRDLPLPYAPTLIEVILPNVKRTVEAAKSVLYR, from the coding sequence ATGAGAGAGATTCAATTTAGAGAAGCCTTAAGAGAAGCCATGTCTGAAGAAATGAGAAGAGATGATAAAGTGTTTCTTATGGGTGAAGAAGTGGCTGAATACAATGGTGCATATAAAGTGAGTCAGGGAATGCTTGACGAGTTTGGCCCCAAAAGAGTTATTGATACTCCTATTGCAGAGCTTGGTTTTGCAGGTATCGGTGTAGGAGCTGCCATGAATGGTTTAAGACCAATTGTGGAATTTATGACATTCAACTTTTCGCTTGTCGCTATTGACCAGATTATCAATAGTGCAGCAAAATTAATGTCAATGTCTGGCGGGCAATATTCCGCTCCTATGGTTTTCAGAGGACCAACAGGGAACGCAGGTATGCTTAGCTCTCAGCATAGCCAGAACTTTGAAAACTGGTATGCAAACTGCCCTGGTCTTAAAGTTGTAGTTCCTTCTACTCCTGCAGATGCTAAAGGACTTTTAAAAGCTTCTATCAGAGATAACGACCCTGTTATTTTTATGGAATCTGAATTGATGTATGGAGATAAAGGAGCTGTTCCTGAAGGTGAATATCTTACTCCAATCGGTACTGCTGATATCAAAAGAGAAGGTACTGATGTTACTATTGTGTCATTTGGAAAGTTTATGAAAGTTGCCCTCAGTGCAGCTCAAGAACTTGCTAATGAAGGTATTTCTGCAGAAGTTGTAGATTTAAGAACTGTAAGGCCAATTGATTATAAAACAATTGTAGAATCTGTTAAAAAAACAAATAGATTAGTTATTGTTGAAGAAGCATGGCCGCTTGCGAGTATTTCATCTGAAATTGCATACCACGTACAAAGATATGCGTTTGACTACCTGGATGCTCCTGTCGGAAGAGTGACCAACAGAGATCTTCCTCTACCTTATGCACCAACTCTGATTGAAGTAATTCTTCCAAACGTTAAGAGAACTGTAGAAGCTGCAAAGTCTGTATTATACAGATAG
- a CDS encoding DUF6340 family protein gives MRTIYLLLALVLISSCSKKGIITMNVLEPAVVRVHPAIKRLGVINRTLPAQKTKPLDDLEKLLTLEGMNMDKEGADASFTAVQNELAGDRFNVVPIDKNDLKTLGAGVFPNSLPLSTVSQLCQTYQVDAILSLEFFDTDSKLAVNVANTTIPTPLGNVPGIVHNATLNTIVKTGWRIYDPQGSLVIMDEYHLDRNFVSHSQGVNPMEAVKALVNRKEVVTRLGRESGTIYADRLLPYWTRVSRDYYIRGNNALKIATRKARAGNWDGAAEIWKTESSNSDPKIAGRAAYNYAIIHEINGDLDSAMKWAQKAYEDYNVKLALKYTRILRNRMARVQALNNN, from the coding sequence ATGAGAACCATTTACCTACTCTTAGCTCTGGTCTTAATTTCGTCCTGCAGCAAAAAGGGCATTATAACCATGAATGTGCTTGAGCCGGCAGTAGTTAGGGTACATCCTGCCATAAAAAGGCTTGGAGTAATAAACAGAACACTACCTGCTCAAAAAACTAAACCTCTAGACGATTTAGAAAAGTTATTAACCCTTGAAGGCATGAATATGGACAAAGAAGGGGCAGATGCAAGCTTCACAGCTGTCCAAAATGAACTTGCAGGTGATAGATTCAATGTGGTTCCAATCGACAAAAATGATCTAAAAACCTTGGGTGCCGGAGTTTTTCCAAATTCACTTCCACTTTCAACTGTTTCTCAACTTTGTCAGACATATCAAGTTGATGCAATTTTATCTCTTGAGTTTTTTGATACAGATTCAAAATTGGCTGTTAATGTAGCGAACACAACTATTCCAACCCCTTTAGGAAATGTTCCGGGAATTGTCCATAACGCAACATTGAACACGATTGTAAAAACAGGATGGCGCATTTATGATCCACAGGGTTCACTAGTCATAATGGATGAATATCACCTGGACAGAAATTTTGTTTCACACAGTCAAGGAGTAAATCCAATGGAAGCTGTAAAAGCATTAGTAAATAGAAAAGAGGTGGTAACACGTCTGGGTAGAGAATCCGGTACCATTTATGCAGATAGGTTACTTCCATATTGGACACGTGTTTCCAGAGACTATTATATAAGAGGTAATAATGCTTTAAAAATTGCGACGAGAAAAGCCAGAGCCGGCAATTGGGATGGAGCTGCAGAAATTTGGAAAACTGAAAGTTCAAATTCTGACCCCAAAATTGCTGGAAGAGCTGCTTACAATTATGCTATAATTCATGAAATAAATGGTGACCTAGATTCAGCAATGAAATGGGCTCAAAAAGCTTATGAAGATTATAATGTTAAATTAGCCTTGAAGTATACCAGAATCTTAAGAAACAGAATGGCAAGGGTTCAAGCACTTAACAATAATTAA
- the ffh gene encoding signal recognition particle protein, which produces MFESLSSKIDKALKTLKGQGKITEINVAATVKEIRKALIDADVNYKVAKSVTDSIREKALGREVLIAVSPGQLLVKIVSEELTELMGGTKEDINTKGDPAVILIAGLQGSGKTTFSAKLASYLKKQNKNVLLAACDIYRPAAIDQLKVLGEQVGVEVYSEPENKNAVQIAKNAIEHAKKNNKKLVIVDTAGRLAIDEQMMKEIEEVKASVKPSETLFVVDSMTGQDAVNTAKTFNERLNFDGVVLTKLDGDTRGGAALSIRAVVDKPIKFISTGEKMEALDLFYPDRMAQRILGMGDVISLVERAQQVFDEEEAKKLNQKIRKNQFSFDDFLAQIQQIKKMGSIKDLVGMIPGMNKMMKDIDIDDNAFKPIEAIIRAMTLEERENPDIINGSRRKRIADGSGTSIQQVNNLIKQFSDMRKLMKNMNKMGKKGMPNMNAFGR; this is translated from the coding sequence ATGTTCGAAAGTTTAAGTTCAAAAATTGATAAAGCCTTAAAAACGCTTAAAGGGCAGGGAAAAATAACTGAAATTAACGTAGCTGCTACAGTTAAGGAAATCAGAAAGGCGCTTATCGATGCCGACGTAAATTATAAGGTTGCAAAATCTGTAACAGATAGTATCAGAGAAAAAGCATTAGGCCGTGAGGTGCTTATCGCTGTTTCTCCTGGACAGCTTCTTGTTAAAATTGTCAGTGAGGAGCTTACCGAACTGATGGGAGGCACCAAAGAGGATATCAATACCAAAGGAGATCCGGCTGTTATACTAATAGCAGGTTTGCAAGGATCAGGTAAAACTACTTTCTCCGCGAAACTTGCCAGTTATTTAAAGAAACAGAATAAAAATGTATTACTGGCAGCCTGTGATATATATAGACCAGCGGCGATTGATCAGCTTAAAGTTCTTGGGGAGCAGGTAGGAGTGGAGGTTTATTCAGAGCCTGAAAATAAAAATGCTGTTCAGATTGCTAAAAATGCAATTGAACACGCAAAAAAGAATAATAAGAAACTTGTAATCGTCGATACTGCCGGTCGTCTTGCGATAGATGAGCAAATGATGAAGGAAATTGAGGAAGTAAAAGCTTCTGTTAAACCTTCGGAAACTCTATTTGTCGTTGATTCCATGACTGGTCAGGATGCTGTAAATACAGCTAAAACCTTCAATGAGCGTTTAAATTTTGATGGCGTAGTTCTAACCAAACTTGATGGTGATACTAGAGGTGGTGCGGCATTATCAATCAGAGCAGTTGTAGACAAGCCTATTAAATTCATCAGTACAGGTGAGAAAATGGAGGCGCTAGACCTTTTCTATCCTGACCGTATGGCTCAAAGGATACTGGGAATGGGAGATGTGATTTCACTTGTGGAAAGAGCACAGCAGGTTTTTGATGAAGAGGAAGCGAAAAAGCTGAATCAGAAAATAAGAAAAAATCAATTTAGCTTTGACGATTTCTTAGCTCAGATTCAGCAGATTAAGAAGATGGGTAGTATTAAGGATCTGGTTGGAATGATTCCTGGTATGAATAAAATGATGAAGGATATAGATATTGATGATAATGCATTTAAACCTATTGAAGCTATCATCAGAGCTATGACTTTAGAGGAAAGAGAAAATCCGGATATCATTAATGGTAGTAGAAGAAAGAGGATTGCGGATGGTAGTGGTACTTCTATTCAGCAGGTCAATAATCTTATCAAGCAATTCTCTGATATGAGAAAGCTAATGAAGAATATGAATAAGATGGGGAAAAAAGGAATGCCTAATATGAATGCATTCGGTAGATAG